The following proteins are encoded in a genomic region of Pyricularia oryzae 70-15 chromosome 6, whole genome shotgun sequence:
- a CDS encoding cytochrome c peroxidase, producing MASKPGDFDAVRKDIVSLLDQPEYDDGSAGPVLVRLAWHSAGTYDKSTDTGGSNGAGMRYEAEGGDPANAGLQNARQFLEPVKARHPWITYADLRTLAGVVAVRAMGGPEIPWRAGRTDFADDSRVPPRGRLPDATQGAAHVRDIFYRMGFDDREIVALSGAHSLGRCHPANSGFEGKWVNNPTRFSNQYFRLLLSEDWREKTVAGTGLKQFVAVDEVTGDELMMLPTDLSLTSDPVFARWVKVYRDDQDLFFADFAKVFDKLMELGIKRDAEGKVINKENVEGGYVSAPKKQGKIASKL from the exons ATGGCATCCAAACCTGGCGATTTCGACGCTGTCCGCAAGGACATCGTGTCGCTGCTGGACCAACCAGAATATGATGACGGAAGCGCTGGTCCCGTTCTCGTCCGTCTTGCCTG GCACTCTGCCGGGACCTACGACAAGTCGACAGACACCGGCGGCTCCAACGGCGCCGGGATGCGCTACGAGGCCGAGGGCGGCGACCCAGCCAACGCAGGCCTGCAAAACGCGCGGCAGTTCCTCGAGCCCGTCAAGGCGCGCCACCCGTGGATCACGTACGCGGACCTGCGGACGCTGGCCGGCGTGGTGGCCGTGCGGGCCATGGGCGGACCCGAGATCCCCTGGCGGGCCGGCCGGACCGACTTTGCCGACGACAGCAGGGTGCCGCCGCGGGGCAGGCTGCCGGACGCGACGCAGGGCGCGGCGCACGTCCGCGACATCTTTTACCGCATGGGCTTCGACGACCGCGAGATCGTGGCGCTGTCCGGCGCGCACTCGCTCGGCCGCTGCCACCCGGCCAACTCGGGCTTCGAGGGCAAGTGGGTCAACAACCCGACCAGGTTCTCGAACCAGTACTTCCGCCTGCTGCTCAGCGAGGACTGGCGGGAGAAGACTGTGGCCGGGACGGGTCTGAAGCAGTTTGTGGCCGTCGACGAGGTCACGGGCGACGAGCTGATGATGCTGCCGACGGACCTGTCGCTCACGTCCGATCCGGTGTTTGCCAGGTGGGTCAAGGTGTATCGGGATGACCAGGACCTGTTCTTTGCGGATTTCGCAAAGGTTTTTGACAAGCTGATGGAGTTGGGCATCAAGAGGGATGCAGAGGGGAAGGTGATCAACAAGGAAAATGTTGAAGGGGGCTACGTCAGTGCTCCTAAAAAGCAAGGCAAGATTGCATCCAAGTTATAA